A genomic segment from Alistipes senegalensis JC50 encodes:
- a CDS encoding TraL conjugative transposon family protein, which yields MKKLIERLNEWAERQDERLRVWLAALPERTKIIVVLVIFSLFAIGALFTFGAALYQIGRENGRQIEIEHIERFNLPQKQDSIHLFNHYDYETKQKSHDRHERGEA from the coding sequence ATGAAAAAGCTAATCGAACGTCTGAACGAGTGGGCAGAGAGGCAGGACGAGCGGTTGCGGGTATGGCTCGCGGCACTCCCCGAGCGCACGAAGATCATCGTCGTACTCGTCATTTTCAGCTTGTTCGCCATCGGCGCCCTCTTTACGTTCGGGGCGGCGCTCTACCAGATCGGACGGGAAAACGGACGACAAATAGAGATCGAACATATCGAACGATTCAACCTGCCGCAGAAGCAGGACAGTATCCACCTTTTCAACCACTACGATTATGAAACAAAACAAAAATCCCACGACCGACATGAAAGAGGCGAAGCCTGA
- a CDS encoding DUF3575 domain-containing protein, whose protein sequence is MKKLFILLLCVLAAHTASAQYTAVRVNALGWATGTLNAGVDVAVAQKWSVELSGYWNPISTESLRANVLAATIGVHCWRFEPHVGLFWGLHSTLAKYKVGNRRTRYNGWTTGIGSSVGYSWMLAKRWNFTLEGGVSIYYMDDLRWHPDPSPCEAIRYEHCRRVVLAPSKIEVAFSYLF, encoded by the coding sequence ATGAAAAAATTATTTATCCTGCTGCTGTGCGTCCTTGCGGCGCACACGGCCTCGGCCCAATACACCGCCGTGCGTGTCAATGCGCTGGGCTGGGCGACGGGAACGCTCAACGCGGGCGTCGATGTCGCCGTGGCGCAGAAGTGGTCGGTGGAGTTGTCGGGCTATTGGAATCCTATTTCTACGGAGAGCCTGCGGGCCAACGTCCTCGCTGCGACCATCGGCGTGCACTGCTGGCGTTTCGAGCCGCACGTGGGGCTGTTCTGGGGTCTGCACTCGACCCTCGCCAAGTACAAGGTCGGCAACCGCCGCACCCGCTACAACGGCTGGACGACGGGCATAGGCTCCTCGGTCGGCTACTCATGGATGCTGGCCAAGCGGTGGAACTTCACGTTGGAGGGCGGCGTAAGCATCTACTACATGGACGACCTGCGCTGGCATCCCGACCCGTCGCCCTGCGAAGCGATCCGCTACGAACATTGCCGCCGCGTCGTCCTCGCGCCCTCGAAAATCGAGGTGGCCTTTTCCTACCTGTTCTAA
- the traJ gene encoding conjugative transposon protein TraJ translates to MEFDNLHTILRSLYSEMMPLCSNMAGVAKGIAGLGALFYVAVRVWQSLARAEAIDVYPLLRPFAVGFCIMFFPTIVLGTINGVLSPVVQGTNRMLESQTLDMNRYREQKDKLEYEAMMRNPETAYLVSNEEFDRQLEELGWSPGDMITMAGMYIERGMYNMKKGIRDFFREVLELLFAAAALLIDTLRTFFLIVLSILGPIAFAISVWDGFHSTLTQWVCRYVQVYLWLPVADLFSTILAKIQVLMLQNDISELQNNPNFSLEASNGVYIVFLIIGIIGYFTIPTVAGWIIQAGGAGSYGRAVTQLAGRGAGLAGGVVGAAAGNVAGHSGRLMGRASKAAWNHTAGKLFKRK, encoded by the coding sequence ATAGAGTTCGACAACCTGCACACCATCCTGCGCTCGCTCTATTCGGAGATGATGCCGCTCTGCTCCAACATGGCGGGTGTCGCCAAAGGCATCGCGGGGCTGGGTGCGCTGTTCTACGTGGCCGTGCGCGTGTGGCAGTCGCTCGCCCGCGCCGAAGCCATCGACGTATATCCGCTGCTGCGGCCTTTCGCCGTCGGCTTCTGCATCATGTTCTTTCCGACCATCGTTCTCGGCACGATCAACGGGGTGTTAAGCCCCGTCGTACAAGGTACGAACCGGATGCTCGAATCGCAGACGCTCGACATGAACCGCTACCGCGAGCAGAAAGACAAACTCGAATACGAGGCGATGATGCGCAACCCCGAAACGGCCTACCTCGTCTCGAACGAGGAGTTCGACCGTCAGCTCGAAGAGTTAGGCTGGTCGCCGGGCGATATGATCACGATGGCCGGCATGTATATCGAGCGCGGGATGTACAACATGAAGAAAGGTATCCGCGACTTCTTCCGCGAGGTGCTGGAACTGCTCTTTGCAGCTGCCGCCCTGCTGATCGACACGCTGCGGACGTTCTTTTTGATCGTCCTGTCGATTCTCGGCCCGATAGCGTTCGCTATCTCCGTCTGGGACGGCTTTCACTCCACGCTCACGCAATGGGTTTGCCGCTATGTACAAGTGTACCTGTGGCTGCCCGTCGCCGACCTGTTCAGTACCATTTTGGCGAAGATTCAGGTGTTGATGCTGCAAAACGACATCTCAGAGTTGCAGAACAATCCGAACTTCTCGCTCGAAGCCTCCAACGGCGTCTATATCGTCTTCCTGATTATCGGCATCATCGGGTATTTCACGATTCCGACCGTCGCGGGGTGGATCATCCAAGCCGGAGGCGCAGGCAGCTACGGGCGTGCCGTTACGCAGCTCGCAGGACGGGGCGCAGGTCTGGCGGGCGGTGTTGTCGGAGCTGCCGCAGGCAATGTCGCAGGACATTCGGGCAGGCTGATGGGACGCGCGAGCAAGGCCGCGTGGAACCATACCGCCGGAAAATTATTCAAACGAAAATAA
- a CDS encoding conjugal transfer protein TraO codes for MKRFCFFLVASLVLFVGQADAQRCLPKMRGIELRGGMADGFYSHANSNDAGYYVGAALSTYTKGGDKWVFGGEYLQRYNPYKGTRIPTVQVSAEGGFYYNFLSDARKIFFFYIGGSALAGYETVNWGDKTLFDGARLTNKDAFIYGGAVSLEMEAYLADRIALTVNVRERCLWGGSTGHFHTQYGIGVKFIID; via the coding sequence ATGAAGCGGTTCTGTTTTTTTCTCGTCGCGTCGCTCGTCCTGTTCGTCGGGCAAGCCGACGCGCAGCGATGCCTCCCCAAGATGCGGGGCATCGAGCTTCGGGGCGGCATGGCCGACGGGTTCTACTCGCACGCCAATAGCAACGACGCGGGCTACTACGTCGGGGCGGCGCTCTCGACCTACACCAAAGGCGGCGACAAGTGGGTTTTCGGCGGCGAGTACCTGCAACGCTACAACCCCTACAAGGGCACGCGGATTCCGACAGTGCAGGTCTCGGCCGAGGGAGGGTTCTACTACAACTTCCTTTCCGACGCCCGCAAGATATTCTTCTTCTACATCGGCGGCTCGGCACTCGCAGGCTACGAGACCGTGAACTGGGGCGACAAAACCCTGTTCGACGGGGCGAGACTCACGAACAAGGATGCTTTCATCTACGGCGGCGCGGTGTCGCTCGAAATGGAAGCCTACCTCGCAGACCGCATCGCCCTGACGGTAAACGTCCGCGAACGCTGCCTGTGGGGCGGCTCCACGGGGCATTTCCACACGCAGTACGGCATCGGTGTAAAGTTCATCATCGACTGA
- the traK gene encoding conjugative transposon protein TraK: MEFKSLKNIETSFRQIRLFGIVFIALCALVAVFSVGSAYRFAERQREKIYVLDGGKSLMLALSQDLAQNRPAEAREHVRRFHELFFTLSPEKSAIEHNIKRALLLADKSVYNYYLDFSEKGYYNRIIAGNINQVLQVDSVVCDFDRYPYHVNTYARQMIIRESNVTERSLVTSCRLLNASRSDDNPNGFTIEGFTILENRDLQTLER, from the coding sequence ATGGAATTTAAGTCATTGAAAAATATCGAGACATCGTTCAGGCAGATACGCCTGTTCGGTATCGTCTTCATTGCGCTGTGCGCTCTGGTGGCGGTGTTCTCCGTCGGGAGTGCCTACCGCTTCGCCGAACGGCAGCGCGAGAAGATCTACGTACTCGACGGCGGCAAGTCGCTGATGCTCGCTCTCTCGCAAGACCTCGCGCAGAACCGGCCCGCCGAAGCGCGCGAGCACGTGCGCCGCTTTCACGAGCTGTTCTTCACGCTCTCGCCCGAAAAGAGCGCTATCGAACACAATATCAAACGCGCCCTGCTGCTGGCCGACAAGAGCGTCTATAACTACTATTTGGACTTCTCCGAGAAGGGCTACTACAACCGCATCATCGCGGGCAACATCAATCAGGTGTTGCAGGTCGATTCGGTGGTGTGCGATTTCGACCGCTATCCCTATCACGTAAACACCTACGCGCGGCAGATGATTATCCGCGAGAGCAACGTAACGGAGCGCAGCCTCGTAACGTCGTGCCGCCTGCTGAACGCTTCACGTTCGGACGACAACCCCAACGGATTTACCATCGAAGGCTTCACGATTCTGGAAAACCGTGACCTGCAAACATTGGAGAGATAA
- the traN gene encoding conjugative transposon protein TraN yields the protein MKKYFVMMFALALGADAANAQEVTNTETVKAAEQTQAVSLCKEVYPDAERDGGLYHGLTRKLSFDRMIPPHGLEVTYDKTVHVIFPAAVRYVDLGSPNLIAGKADGAENVIRVKATVRDFRAETNMSVITEDGSFYTFNVRYAAEPLLLNVEMCDFIHDGESANRPNNAMEVYLTELGSESPLLVRLIMKSIHKQDRREVKHIGCKRFGIQYLLKGIYTHNGLLYFHTQIRNGSNVPFDVDFITFKIVDKKVAKRTAMQEQVIFPLRAYNYATRVAGKRDERTVFTFDKFTIPDDKCFVVELNEKNGGRHQSFIVENEDLVRARVIDELKVQ from the coding sequence ATGAAAAAGTATTTCGTAATGATGTTCGCCCTCGCGCTGGGCGCGGATGCGGCGAACGCACAGGAAGTAACCAACACCGAGACTGTCAAGGCAGCGGAACAGACGCAGGCGGTATCGCTTTGTAAGGAGGTCTATCCCGACGCGGAGCGGGACGGCGGCCTCTATCACGGTCTCACGCGCAAACTCTCCTTCGACCGCATGATTCCGCCGCACGGGTTGGAAGTGACCTACGACAAGACCGTGCACGTCATCTTTCCGGCTGCGGTGCGCTACGTCGATCTCGGCTCGCCGAATCTGATCGCAGGCAAGGCCGACGGTGCGGAGAATGTCATCCGCGTGAAAGCTACCGTGCGCGATTTCCGCGCCGAGACCAATATGTCGGTCATCACCGAAGACGGCTCGTTCTACACGTTCAACGTCCGCTATGCGGCCGAACCGCTGCTGCTCAACGTCGAGATGTGCGACTTTATCCACGACGGCGAATCCGCGAACCGCCCCAACAACGCGATGGAGGTGTACCTCACGGAGCTGGGGAGCGAATCGCCGCTGCTCGTGCGTCTGATTATGAAGTCTATCCACAAGCAGGACAGGCGCGAAGTGAAGCATATCGGCTGCAAGCGCTTCGGCATTCAATACCTCCTCAAAGGCATCTACACCCACAACGGCCTGCTCTATTTCCACACGCAGATTCGCAACGGCTCCAACGTGCCCTTCGACGTGGACTTCATCACGTTCAAGATCGTCGATAAGAAAGTCGCCAAACGTACCGCCATGCAGGAGCAGGTCATCTTTCCCTTGCGTGCCTACAACTACGCCACGCGCGTGGCCGGAAAGCGGGACGAGCGCACCGTCTTCACGTTCGACAAGTTCACCATCCCCGACGACAAGTGCTTCGTCGTAGAGCTGAACGAAAAGAACGGAGGCCGTCATCAGTCGTTCATCGTCGAAAACGAAGACCTCGTGCGCGCCCGCGTCATCGACGAACTCAAAGTGCAGTAA
- a CDS encoding FimB/Mfa2 family fimbrial subunit: protein MKNLFLAAAAALGLLVSCNKEGNEIYETSKGAVATVSFTDEEPATRAFFGSTAAAETWEKALNTVTIFVIDPSGDLLAKRSFSAAELSAKKATFALPNAVPGTVCEFYAVANLDMAQVNSSDVLTAMLEQDAASYNGTFADVSTKAKRTGGFVMSGSASKAVAAAGSSTDVAITLKRTVAKVAVQVTPSPQFGSLYQGAVRINSITLSNSATQTPVFPTKTDPGAFNFSTTQTSDTASGKYRNLFYLYESPARNVGSRVKATINATYDMDGDFSTAAGQSSMTYEVELDGASGGEIRRNGYYRVDITINGLSGHDASLTITPAEWESPVTQTVELGA, encoded by the coding sequence ATGAAAAACTTATTTTTGGCGGCTGCGGCCGCTCTGGGACTTCTCGTCTCGTGCAACAAGGAAGGCAACGAAATTTACGAAACCTCGAAAGGCGCGGTAGCCACCGTGTCGTTCACCGACGAGGAGCCTGCGACCCGTGCGTTCTTCGGCTCTACGGCTGCGGCCGAGACGTGGGAAAAGGCGCTCAACACGGTTACGATATTCGTCATCGACCCGTCGGGCGACCTGCTGGCCAAGCGTTCGTTTTCGGCGGCCGAGCTGTCGGCCAAGAAGGCCACTTTCGCCCTGCCGAACGCCGTGCCGGGTACGGTCTGCGAGTTCTACGCCGTGGCGAACCTCGACATGGCGCAGGTCAATAGCAGCGATGTTCTGACCGCCATGCTGGAACAGGACGCAGCCTCGTACAACGGCACGTTCGCCGATGTTTCGACGAAAGCCAAGCGCACCGGCGGCTTCGTGATGTCGGGCTCCGCCTCGAAAGCCGTCGCGGCCGCAGGTTCCTCGACCGATGTGGCCATCACGCTCAAACGCACCGTGGCGAAAGTAGCCGTTCAGGTTACACCCTCGCCGCAGTTCGGGTCGCTCTATCAGGGAGCCGTGCGGATCAACAGCATCACGCTCTCCAATAGTGCGACGCAGACCCCCGTGTTCCCGACAAAGACCGATCCGGGAGCTTTCAATTTCTCGACGACGCAGACTTCGGACACAGCATCGGGCAAGTATCGCAATCTCTTCTATCTGTACGAAAGTCCCGCCCGCAACGTCGGCAGCCGCGTGAAGGCGACTATCAATGCGACCTACGACATGGACGGCGACTTCTCGACTGCCGCAGGTCAGTCGTCGATGACCTACGAGGTGGAGCTCGACGGCGCGTCGGGCGGTGAGATTCGCCGAAACGGCTACTACCGCGTGGACATCACGATCAACGGCCTCTCGGGTCACGACGCCTCGCTGACCATCACACCTGCCGAATGGGAGTCGCCCGTGACGCAGACGGTCGAGTTGGGAGCTTAA
- the traM gene encoding conjugative transposon protein TraM yields the protein MKQNKNPTTDMKEAKPDRLLTEEQRQRRRKMLVYPLMGLLFAGSIWLIFAPSEKDKAESQQGVGFNTEMPLPTQSGIIADKRTAYEQAKMEEKQKERQAQMNDLAALFSDKDDKAETQSEEFDLLHPEPQQPARTYGGGSRPQRTIRSSAVAYEDINRTLGNFYETPAEDPEKEELRERIEELEAMMARQAEPSGSTLDDQVALLEKSYELAAKYMPAGQGGTTQQPSATDTEEDKKTVRNGKAVAQPVGQVTERIVSALAQSMTDSEFITAQTAERNFEFQTAVGTSTAVGRNTIPACVHGNQTVTDGQTVRLRLTEPMQVAGMRIPRNTVVVGAARVQGERLGIDITSLEYRGTIIPVELAVFDSDGQEGIFIPNSMEVSAAKEVTANMGSSLGSSINISTDAGAQLASDLGKGLIQGTSQYIAKKMRTVKVHLKAGYKVMLYQPED from the coding sequence ATGAAACAAAACAAAAATCCCACGACCGACATGAAAGAGGCGAAGCCTGACCGGCTGCTCACGGAGGAGCAGCGGCAGCGACGCCGCAAGATGCTCGTGTACCCGCTTATGGGGCTGCTTTTCGCAGGCTCCATATGGCTGATCTTCGCACCTTCCGAAAAGGACAAGGCCGAGTCGCAGCAAGGTGTCGGCTTCAACACCGAAATGCCTCTGCCCACCCAGTCTGGCATCATCGCCGACAAACGTACCGCCTACGAGCAGGCGAAGATGGAGGAAAAGCAGAAAGAACGGCAGGCGCAGATGAACGACCTCGCCGCGCTATTCTCGGATAAGGATGATAAAGCCGAAACGCAGTCGGAGGAGTTCGATCTGCTCCATCCCGAACCGCAGCAGCCCGCCCGCACCTACGGCGGAGGTTCCCGCCCGCAACGGACGATACGTTCGTCCGCTGTGGCCTACGAGGACATCAACCGCACGTTGGGCAATTTCTACGAAACACCAGCCGAAGACCCTGAAAAGGAGGAGTTGCGCGAGCGCATCGAAGAACTGGAAGCGATGATGGCGCGGCAGGCGGAGCCGTCCGGCTCGACGCTCGACGATCAAGTGGCCTTGCTCGAAAAGTCCTACGAATTGGCGGCCAAGTATATGCCCGCCGGACAAGGCGGCACGACGCAACAGCCGTCGGCAACCGATACGGAGGAGGACAAAAAGACGGTGCGCAACGGCAAGGCGGTGGCGCAGCCCGTCGGGCAGGTGACCGAACGCATCGTCTCCGCACTCGCGCAGTCCATGACCGATAGCGAGTTCATCACGGCGCAGACCGCCGAGCGGAATTTCGAATTTCAAACGGCGGTCGGAACCTCGACGGCTGTCGGACGCAATACCATTCCTGCGTGCGTACACGGCAATCAGACCGTAACCGACGGGCAGACTGTCCGCCTGCGGCTCACAGAACCGATGCAGGTAGCCGGCATGCGCATCCCCCGCAACACGGTCGTCGTAGGCGCGGCACGGGTGCAGGGCGAGCGGCTCGGCATCGACATTACCTCGTTGGAGTATCGGGGAACGATCATCCCCGTCGAGCTGGCCGTTTTCGACAGCGATGGGCAGGAGGGCATCTTCATCCCCAACTCGATGGAGGTAAGCGCGGCCAAAGAGGTGACGGCCAACATGGGGTCGTCGCTCGGCAGCAGCATCAACATCTCCACCGACGCGGGAGCGCAGCTCGCCTCCGATCTCGGCAAAGGGTTGATTCAGGGCACGAGCCAATATATCGCCAAGAAGATGCGCACTGTCAAAGTGCATCTGAAAGCCGGGTATAAAGTCATGCTTTACCAGCCGGAGGATTAA
- a CDS encoding DUF4906 domain-containing protein, with protein MKKILLFIIPLLAMMSSCIKDEMAECPSCKDKVRFSLQVREEGVQYVTRATDERTVRDVNLFLYDPRGALPDRQFYVESGTVECSVLPGRYEAYAVVNVHRDMGAMSQERLLESKISSATSYETLPMSGRTTLTVEDRMSDPVITVRRAVAKVVCNIAIESSVVYTLKLQSVQLINAAASTKLFAEEEAGDMFVVEQPLQMSSLEGRKATRTFYLFENCRGEVPSITTQQQKCAANAPQGATYVRIKARKDGLQMTYDVYLGENNTSNFDVRRNTVQTLDIRIKGDNEIDARIHSFEVKISDDLPDAEFGRTADRCIYATGKRLSIAVMDREKAGDLSAKIRLVAGVSGALQIGGHSVTSDITVPLGGSSDVYEIPIAYDPGTVYTTENSRLIYEVTVSNTDGYSYTKTFTRDFYNMLTVYTYWSGRDNTAGRLEDVTAVGEIKTWTGPAFYTRLLSLEDGPTMPVVANDGFAFKGWYADSGLTRKVSDANPYQHPMTSYYDTLYTEFVKEWVYIYTKLDEVLLVSNTGFRIDRDKQAFIVAPGSRCSISGKIGLLVTTWWDNPESSLVRRVVSTKNPYDFTATANRTLIPGYDAVSKDEMKNNRTPTSTD; from the coding sequence ATGAAAAAAATCTTATTGTTTATCATACCGCTGCTCGCGATGATGAGCAGTTGTATCAAAGACGAAATGGCGGAGTGCCCGTCCTGCAAGGATAAGGTGCGCTTTTCGCTGCAAGTACGCGAGGAGGGCGTGCAGTACGTTACCCGTGCGACGGACGAGCGAACCGTGCGCGACGTCAATCTCTTCCTCTACGATCCGCGCGGCGCGCTGCCCGACCGACAGTTCTACGTCGAGAGCGGCACGGTGGAGTGCTCCGTGCTGCCCGGCCGCTATGAAGCCTACGCCGTTGTGAATGTCCATCGGGACATGGGCGCGATGTCCCAAGAACGGCTGCTGGAGAGCAAGATCTCCTCCGCGACGTCGTATGAAACACTGCCCATGTCGGGGCGCACGACGCTCACGGTCGAAGACCGAATGTCCGATCCCGTCATTACCGTGCGGCGTGCCGTCGCCAAAGTGGTCTGCAACATCGCCATCGAATCGTCGGTCGTCTATACGTTGAAGCTGCAATCCGTGCAGCTGATAAATGCCGCCGCCTCGACGAAGCTGTTCGCAGAGGAGGAGGCCGGCGATATGTTCGTGGTGGAGCAGCCCTTGCAAATGTCCTCTTTGGAGGGCCGCAAGGCGACTCGCACGTTCTACCTATTTGAAAACTGTCGGGGCGAAGTTCCCTCCATCACGACCCAGCAGCAGAAGTGCGCCGCGAACGCTCCGCAAGGTGCGACCTATGTGCGTATCAAAGCCCGGAAGGACGGGCTGCAAATGACCTACGACGTCTATCTGGGCGAGAACAACACCTCGAACTTCGACGTGCGGCGCAATACCGTACAGACGCTCGACATTCGCATCAAGGGAGATAACGAAATCGACGCACGCATTCACTCTTTCGAGGTAAAGATCTCCGACGACCTGCCCGATGCCGAGTTCGGACGCACGGCGGATCGCTGCATTTACGCCACCGGCAAGCGGCTGTCGATTGCCGTCATGGATCGGGAGAAGGCGGGCGACCTTTCGGCCAAGATACGCCTCGTTGCGGGTGTGAGCGGAGCGTTGCAGATCGGCGGACACAGCGTCACGTCCGACATCACCGTTCCCCTCGGCGGTTCGTCGGATGTGTACGAAATACCGATCGCCTATGATCCCGGAACGGTATATACGACGGAAAACTCCCGTTTGATTTACGAGGTCACGGTGAGCAACACGGACGGATACAGCTACACCAAGACCTTCACGCGGGATTTCTACAACATGCTGACGGTCTATACCTACTGGTCGGGACGCGATAATACGGCCGGACGATTGGAGGACGTTACGGCCGTCGGCGAGATCAAGACGTGGACGGGCCCTGCGTTCTACACGCGCCTTCTGTCGCTCGAAGACGGCCCGACGATGCCCGTCGTCGCCAATGACGGTTTCGCCTTCAAAGGGTGGTATGCCGACAGCGGCCTGACGCGAAAAGTCTCGGACGCTAATCCCTACCAGCACCCGATGACTTCGTACTACGATACACTCTATACCGAGTTCGTCAAGGAGTGGGTTTATATCTACACCAAGCTCGACGAAGTGCTTCTCGTCAGCAATACGGGATTCAGAATCGACCGAGACAAGCAGGCGTTCATCGTGGCGCCCGGAAGCCGCTGCTCCATATCGGGAAAGATAGGGCTGCTGGTCACGACATGGTGGGACAATCCGGAAAGTTCGCTTGTACGCCGTGTCGTATCGACCAAGAACCCGTATGATTTTACCGCCACCGCCAATCGGACGCTTATTCCGGGTTACGATGCCGTCTCGAAAGACGAGATGAAGAACAACCGAACTCCAACCTCCACCGATTAA